Below is a window of Malus domestica chromosome 13, GDT2T_hap1 DNA.
AAAACTTAACTTGAAAAGTTTAATAGGAGGCCCTTCTAAGTTCCAACCCTGGATTCTCTGAGTAGTAGCACTTTATTATTTCCTAATTGAATGTCTCCACAACTTAAAGCCACTAGAATTTTAAATTCCTATACATGACTCTAAGAAAGTATAAAATCCGTAGCAGGAACTTACTAATAACTTTTTTAACCAAACGCAGCAATCCAATCCAAACACGGAAATAATCGAATTAAAACTTGGTACAATTGTTAATTACCTTGAATTGTTGTTGATCCTAGGGGACGAAGACCGAGGAGTCGAAGACCGAAACGCCTGGCCTCCAACTCTCCCACCAGACTTGGCAGCTGATGCATCATGAACTGAGCCCAATGTCAACACCCCAGCTGCCAGTGTCACCAttgccaactttgccaatttgttctcatcctttctggGCGTTTCATCAAATATTTTGCATGAGATGAAAGTGTTAGAAATGAGAATCTTGGTTTTGGGTTTGTGGGGTGGGGGGGTGAGAACGTTGGCTAGAAAGCTCTGTTGAGATGAGGATATGGAGGACGACATGCTTACTTGTTTGAAGTTGCAGTTCTTCTGTTTTCGTTTTAAATGTTGTTTTTATGACTCTGAGGTTGCCACGTGGGATAATGTTAGAGGTTCATTACACCTGTGGTGTAGATCCACTCGCTTGTTAAGTTAAGACTTCGAGATGGGCTATACACGAACTTTAAATTGAGAATTTATTTCTAGTCATCGAATTAAAATGGATGACTCTTACTAAAATAACCAAAATCATACGATCGGGTTAAAATAACCTAGTGCTCGGTTGAGTTACATTGTATATGCAAATGAATATAGTGGGAAGATCGAATTTACGATTGCCATTTCATCCCCCGACAAATCCGTTGAGGTAAGGCCACGATGTTGGGGTTAGAGGACGGTAATTTTCTCTGGTGAGTGTGATTTTCATCGTGTGATGGTGTTGTATCTTTGAAACATTTAATGACATTTGAAATGCAAACCCTTTTAAAGCAGTACATTGACTTAATGCTAAATTTGTATTAAGCTTGGTTTGCATTTGGCTGGTCCAAGCTCGGAGAGTAATAGAAACTAGCAAAGTTATGCTGGCTCGTTAAGAAGCAAGCAAAGCTTAGGTGTTTCTATGTTTGGCTCGTAAGCATCTTCAAGAgtcctttcaattttttgttaaattagctAGCAAACAGTGTTGAAAAACTATTTTAGTTTGTTAGTTGAACTTAACATCTCTAACCACAGCAGGTTTAAgtatcatttcttaattttcaaaagccTAGGCATTAATCAAGATAGTGACTAGCCGCCTAGCGCCGCAGTGGTTATAATTGTTTCCATGCAATTCAAAAGTGATAGGCAACAGGGCTGCTATGGTATTAGCAGAAGAGTGAGCAATTGTTCTCTAATGTCAGCATCCGAGGGTT
It encodes the following:
- the LOC103424045 gene encoding uncharacterized protein, with protein sequence MSSSISSSQQSFLANVLTPPPHKPKTKILISNTFISCKIFDETPRKDENKLAKLAMVTLAAGVLTLGSVHDASAAKSGGRVGGQAFRSSTPRSSSPRINNNSRTNIYINPPVAPPLVGGYGYGYGVPFFGGWGWSPFSFFAPGPGVAIGIGGGFQLFAFFVFLGAVAAVARRFTRSIDEEEDDY